TACAGCATATCGATGAGCGAGGCACGCAAATTGCACTCGGAATCAGAGGCCAACGATATTATGTCGAAGAATGTGCTCGAAGAGCAAATGAAAGAGGACGGATTGATGATGAAAAAGTCTGCTCTCGAACTGCAGAGCATCAAAGACGTGCAGCAGCGGCATCAGCTTGTGCCCAGCGATGAGGAAGACGATGAGGCAACACGTGCGGCCCGTCAACAGAATCCTGAATTGCTGTTTCTCAAGTCACTGAGTAAGAAGCAGAAACTAAAACTGCTGAAGAAACTGGAGAAGATTGAGCGCATGAAACGCAAGGGCGAGAAAAAGTCCtcgaaacaaaataaaaagaagaccAAAAAGAAGGACAGTAAGGACgtcaaaaagaagaaaagcaaaagatcTACAGAGAGCAGAAGCGATAGCTCCTCTtcttcatcatcgtcctcatcTTCTGACTCCGAGAACGAAGCGTCCAATCGTCAAAAAACCAATCGAGAGAGATCTCGCTCCCGCAGCCACCAGAGAGAAAATCGCATCAGCCGACGCAATGACTCGAAGGCCGCTGAGGATACCCACAAACGTAGCAGGGACAACCATCGCAGCAATGGACATCGTGACAGATCACGCAGTCATCATAGAGAGGAGCGACGTTCCCGAGAAAGACGTCAGCGTTCCCGCAGTCCAGATAATCGTCGGGACCGAGAGCGTCGTGAGCGCGATAGGCGCTAGTGTTAAGaagcatttacatttttataatcaatCCGGTAAAAACCCGccaatatacattttaaagtttttaaattaaatctgaCAATATTGTCTTTCATCTGCATTCTGGAtagtttctattttaataagtAGTAAGACCCAAATTCTGAATGTCAcacttgcaatttttaattttataaatcgtAAGTTACATTTCGAGAAATTTTCCAGGTTTtacgaaaagaaaaattattagCTGTATTCCTTATTCcagaacagaaaaataaaagtcagTTACAATTAATTAGCTTCGCTATAAGACTTTATTTTGCCgcacaaatgaatgaaattcgCAGAAAAGTGGGAGGAAAACTTTTCGATAGATACATTATTGGCTATTGGGGCTTCTCCCCTCTCCCATATGGTGTATCGAATGTTTTGCCACAGATAATAAAAAGTTGCATATAGTTTTGCCTTTAAATGCGAGCCAGAGGcgtggtggtgctggagcCGGCGGACACACAGAGCTCCGCGCCATGATTGCTGCCGGTGTCGCGCGAAACGCTCTTCACGTGTATGTGGCTCTTGAGCATGGCGGCTCGCAGGATTAGCATGCGTGTGTGGCGTTGATACTGTTTGCCCATCAACAGAGCACGCTCGAACGTGCTGTTGCGC
This is a stretch of genomic DNA from Drosophila albomicans strain 15112-1751.03 chromosome 3, ASM965048v2, whole genome shotgun sequence. It encodes these proteins:
- the LOC117572220 gene encoding corepressor interacting with RBPJ 1, yielding MGKGFNNYMCKKFFHPASRDNLKRVWMAEQQAEAYKKKQEELRTQYEKEQNLHENKAMLSKDSKDKLSVNFMYEPPPGVRKEREKDDNEPEYKFEWQRKYNAPRESYCKGDTEIRDQPFGIQVRNVRCLKCHKWGHINTDKECTMYSISMSEARKLHSESEANDIMSKNVLEEQMKEDGLMMKKSALELQSIKDVQQRHQLVPSDEEDDEATRAARQQNPELLFLKSLSKKQKLKLLKKLEKIERMKRKGEKKSSKQNKKKTKKKDSKDVKKKKSKRSTESRSDSSSSSSSSSSSDSENEASNRQKTNRERSRSRSHQRENRISRRNDSKAAEDTHKRSRDNHRSNGHRDRSRSHHREERRSRERRQRSRSPDNRRDRERRERDRR